In Flavobacteriales bacterium, a single window of DNA contains:
- a CDS encoding MMPL family transporter, giving the protein MWLTIARVILRYRAVFIWLILVSTYFMVQKSSDVSLSYSMARLLPKNSDPQLDYNLFVEKFGIKDNVMIIGVNSDNFFEIDNFQHWQSFADNIKSIPGVDEVYSITDAVDLKKSKQEKSLIVESLFENVSTQKSLDKTISKLQQLPFYDDRLINDSAMLMLVSLSNDYVTSGKRVKMINAITDFGDIYTSATQKEVKYSGLPYIRTVHSELIRKEVGLFIFLALLVTAIILFFFFRSVKVMMISMVVVGIGVVWSFGTLGILGYEITILTALIPPLLIVIGVPNCIFLINKYHNEFREHGNKSRSLVQMIRRVGNITILTNTTTALGFATFILTSSKDLRQFGLVASINIFAVFILSLLLIPIVFSYLNPPKKRHVSHLDRRWLNKLMQKITYFVTEKRTIVYATTITIISISLFGLLQMRIAGNITDDMPKESVLYKDIKFFEKHYKSVMPFEIIIDTHRKNGITKLSTLNRINKLTDTLMTYDEFSRPLSIIDPIKYSKQAIYNGEEQFYTLPNSQEKRWLLDYTLNSESPNQWIDALVDENQQIGRVSLYVTDIGTSRMKELKDELRLKIDQIFNPEKYKVILTGTSVVFLEGTTYLVKNLFISLFLAVLLISIFMAWMFNSFRMVVVSLIPNLIPLLITASIMGYFGISIKPSTILVFSIAFGISVDDTIHFLAKYRQELKYRNNNIKDSVVAAIKETGVSMFYTSIVLFFGFFIFIASQFGGTLALGLLVSITLLIALLSNLIVLPAMLLSLEKSLIEEAISDPLLDVFDEEEDIELKELTLKNDKE; this is encoded by the coding sequence ATGTGGTTAACTATTGCCAGAGTAATTCTTAGATATAGAGCTGTATTCATATGGCTTATATTAGTTTCCACATACTTTATGGTACAAAAGTCATCTGATGTAAGTCTTTCTTACTCAATGGCTCGTTTACTTCCAAAAAATTCTGATCCTCAACTCGATTACAACCTCTTTGTAGAAAAGTTTGGCATCAAGGATAATGTTATGATTATTGGTGTTAATTCCGATAATTTTTTCGAAATTGATAACTTTCAGCATTGGCAGAGTTTTGCCGATAATATTAAATCCATTCCTGGTGTTGATGAGGTGTACTCTATTACTGATGCTGTTGACTTGAAAAAGAGTAAACAAGAAAAAAGCTTAATTGTCGAATCCTTATTTGAAAATGTTAGCACACAAAAATCCTTAGATAAAACAATTTCTAAATTACAGCAATTACCATTTTATGATGACAGACTAATTAATGATAGTGCTATGCTGATGTTAGTCTCATTAAGTAATGATTATGTGACCAGCGGTAAGCGAGTTAAGATGATAAATGCCATTACCGATTTTGGTGACATTTATACTAGTGCAACACAAAAAGAAGTGAAGTATTCGGGCTTACCTTACATACGAACCGTTCATTCAGAATTGATTAGAAAAGAGGTGGGCTTATTTATTTTCTTAGCCCTTTTGGTGACTGCTATCATCTTATTCTTTTTCTTTAGGTCTGTCAAGGTAATGATGATTTCAATGGTAGTGGTAGGAATTGGTGTTGTTTGGTCATTCGGTACACTAGGAATTTTGGGTTATGAGATAACCATACTTACTGCTTTAATACCTCCACTTTTAATAGTCATCGGTGTACCCAATTGTATTTTCCTTATCAATAAATATCATAATGAGTTTAGAGAGCACGGCAATAAGTCAAGGTCTTTAGTTCAGATGATTAGACGTGTAGGAAATATTACCATTCTCACAAATACTACTACAGCATTAGGTTTTGCTACATTTATTCTAACCTCAAGTAAGGATTTACGTCAATTTGGTTTAGTAGCCTCCATAAATATATTCGCAGTATTTATTCTGTCATTATTGCTTATACCCATAGTATTTAGCTATTTAAATCCACCTAAAAAACGACACGTTAGTCACTTGGATAGGAGATGGCTTAATAAACTTATGCAGAAAATCACCTATTTCGTAACAGAAAAGAGAACAATCGTCTATGCCACAACAATTACGATTATTTCCATCTCTTTGTTTGGTCTTCTTCAAATGCGTATTGCTGGAAATATTACAGACGATATGCCCAAAGAATCGGTGCTATATAAAGACATTAAATTTTTTGAAAAGCATTACAAATCTGTCATGCCTTTCGAAATTATTATTGATACCCATAGAAAGAACGGTATTACTAAACTATCTACTCTCAACCGCATCAATAAATTGACCGATACTTTGATGACCTATGATGAGTTTTCAAGACCACTTTCTATTATTGACCCCATAAAATATTCTAAACAAGCCATATATAATGGTGAAGAGCAGTTTTATACCCTACCCAACTCCCAAGAGAAAAGATGGCTATTGGATTATACCCTTAATAGTGAATCGCCAAACCAATGGATAGATGCCTTAGTAGATGAAAATCAACAAATAGGTAGAGTGAGTTTATATGTTACGGATATTGGCACTTCACGAATGAAAGAGCTCAAAGATGAGTTACGTTTGAAAATAGACCAAATATTCAATCCCGAAAAGTATAAAGTAATATTAACGGGTACTAGTGTTGTCTTTTTAGAAGGAACAACTTACTTAGTAAAAAATCTTTTCATTAGTCTATTTTTAGCCGTCTTATTGATATCCATTTTTATGGCTTGGATGTTCAACTCCTTTAGAATGGTAGTAGTTTCTTTAATTCCTAATTTAATACCACTTCTTATAACGGCCTCTATAATGGGTTATTTTGGTATTTCTATCAAACCATCCACTATATTAGTATTTAGTATTGCTTTTGGTATTTCTGTTGATGATACCATACATTTTTTAGCAAAGTACCGACAAGAGTTGAAGTACAGAAACAACAACATTAAAGACTCTGTGGTGGCTGCTATAAAAGAAACAGGGGTTAGTATGTTTTACACTTCAATTGTTTTATTCTTTGGATTTTTTATCTTTATTGCCTCACAGTTTGGCGGGACATTAGCTTTAGGCTTATTGGTATCTATTACTTTATTGATAGCCTTATTGTCTAATTTGATTGTTTTGCCCGCTATGTTATTGAGTTTAGAAAAATCTCTTATTGAAGAAGCTATAAGCGACCCACTGCTTGACGTTTTTGACGAGGAGGAGGATATAGAACTAAAAGAATTAACGTTAAAGAACGATAAGGAATGA
- the gdhA gene encoding NADP-specific glutamate dehydrogenase — MSVKYQDKIDAFMAGVLAKDAHEPVFIQAVQEVAEAIIPFMEDNPKYKSSNLLERIVEPERTIIFRVPWLDDKGNTHVNRGFRVEFNSAIGPYKGGLRFHPSVNLGILKFLGFEQVFKNSLTTLPMGGGKGGSDFDPKGKSDNEVMRFCQSFMTELSRHIGPNTDVPAGDIGVGGREIGYLFGQYKRLRNEFTGVLTGKGINWGGSLIRPEATGYGTVYFAQNMMATKNQDFKNKVVAISGSGNVAQYACEKATQLGAKVVTLSDSSGYVYDKDGIDAEKLAFIMELKNVKRGRIKEYADRFNCEFVEGQRPWTVKCDIALPCATQNELDGNEAKTLIDNGCICVSEGANMPSTPEAIEAFQAAKILFAPGKASNAGGVATSGLEMSQNSIRMNWTREEVDEKLKRIMKDIHTSCVAYGSDGDFVDYVKGANIAGFVKVADAMLDQGLV; from the coding sequence ATGTCTGTGAAGTACCAAGATAAAATTGATGCATTTATGGCGGGAGTATTAGCTAAAGATGCTCACGAACCAGTATTTATTCAAGCAGTTCAAGAAGTTGCTGAAGCAATTATCCCCTTTATGGAAGATAATCCTAAGTACAAATCCTCAAATTTGTTGGAACGTATAGTAGAGCCCGAGCGAACAATAATATTTAGAGTTCCTTGGTTAGATGACAAGGGTAATACTCATGTCAATAGAGGTTTTAGAGTTGAATTTAATTCAGCAATAGGTCCTTACAAAGGTGGTTTGAGATTTCATCCATCAGTAAATTTGGGGATTCTTAAATTTTTAGGCTTTGAGCAAGTCTTTAAAAATTCTTTAACAACACTCCCTATGGGTGGCGGTAAAGGAGGTTCAGATTTTGACCCTAAAGGTAAATCCGATAATGAGGTGATGCGTTTTTGTCAGTCTTTTATGACTGAACTTAGCCGTCACATTGGACCTAACACAGATGTTCCTGCAGGAGATATTGGTGTTGGCGGAAGAGAAATAGGTTATTTGTTTGGACAGTACAAGCGTTTACGAAACGAATTTACGGGCGTACTTACTGGCAAAGGGATTAACTGGGGCGGCTCATTAATTCGACCAGAAGCTACAGGTTATGGTACTGTTTATTTTGCACAAAATATGATGGCAACTAAAAATCAAGACTTTAAAAATAAAGTAGTTGCTATTTCAGGATCTGGAAATGTTGCTCAGTATGCTTGTGAAAAAGCTACTCAATTGGGAGCTAAGGTTGTAACCCTTTCCGATTCATCAGGATATGTCTACGATAAAGATGGTATTGATGCTGAGAAATTAGCTTTTATCATGGAATTGAAAAATGTCAAGAGAGGTCGTATTAAAGAATATGCAGACCGTTTCAATTGTGAATTTGTTGAAGGGCAAAGACCATGGACGGTTAAATGCGATATTGCATTGCCTTGTGCAACACAAAATGAGTTGGATGGTAATGAAGCCAAAACCTTAATCGACAACGGTTGTATTTGTGTCTCAGAAGGAGCTAATATGCCTTCTACGCCAGAGGCTATTGAGGCATTCCAAGCCGCTAAAATATTATTTGCCCCAGGCAAAGCATCTAATGCCGGTGGAGTAGCGACTTCAGGACTGGAAATGTCACAGAATTCTATAAGGATGAATTGGACAAGAGAAGAAGTTGACGAAAAGTTAAAACGAATAATGAAAGATATTCATACATCTTGTGTAGCCTATGGTTCTGACGGTGATTTTGTTGACTATGTAAAAGGAGCCAATATTGCTGGTTTTGTCAAAGTAGCAGACGCTATGCTTGACCAAGGGCTTGTTTAA
- the frr gene encoding ribosome recycling factor translates to MMEEIEFILDSAKEQMNGAIKHLEVAFSKIRAGKANPQMLDNVSIDYYGAITPLSQASNINTPDARTISVQPWDKSMLEVMEKAIIDANLGFNPMNNGEMIMINVPPLTEERRIQLVKQAKSESENAKVSIRNARKDANDELKKLDGISEDILKDSENEVQNLTNSFTSKIDVFFSKKEEEILTV, encoded by the coding sequence ATTATGGAAGAGATAGAATTTATATTAGATAGTGCAAAAGAACAAATGAATGGTGCTATCAAACATTTAGAGGTAGCCTTTTCAAAAATCCGAGCAGGTAAAGCTAATCCTCAAATGCTAGATAATGTCAGCATAGATTATTATGGTGCTATTACTCCATTATCACAAGCCTCCAATATCAATACGCCAGACGCTAGAACTATTTCTGTTCAGCCATGGGATAAAAGTATGCTAGAGGTTATGGAAAAAGCGATTATAGATGCCAATTTAGGGTTTAATCCGATGAATAATGGTGAAATGATAATGATTAATGTACCGCCATTAACCGAAGAGCGTAGAATTCAGCTGGTAAAACAGGCTAAGTCAGAATCTGAAAATGCTAAAGTTAGTATTCGTAATGCTCGTAAAGATGCTAACGATGAACTAAAAAAATTAGACGGTATTTCTGAGGATATTCTCAAGGATTCTGAAAATGAAGTGCAAAATTTAACCAATAGTTTTACTTCAAAAATTGACGTATTTTTCTCTAAGAAAGAAGAAGAAATTTTGACGGTATAA
- the rfbA gene encoding glucose-1-phosphate thymidylyltransferase RfbA produces MKGIILAGGSGTRLHPLTLAVSKQALPVYDKPMIYYPLTTLMYSGINEILIISTPHDLPLFQRLLGDGSSLGCRLEYQVQEVPNGLAQAFVLGEEFIGNDKVCLVLGDNIFYMKSQILKSSTDVDGGLVFGYHVNDPERYGVVEYDKNYNVISIEEKPQNPKSDFAVPGLYYYDNDVIEIAKNISPSARGEYEITDVNLEYLRRGKLKVQTLGRGTAWLDTGTFKSLMQASQFVEVIESRQGRKIGCIEEAAYKMGFIDDNQLRELAQPLLKSGYGNYLLSLLKKQ; encoded by the coding sequence ATGAAAGGTATAATTTTAGCTGGAGGATCTGGTACTAGATTACATCCCTTGACATTAGCCGTCAGTAAGCAGGCATTACCTGTTTATGACAAGCCTATGATATATTATCCATTAACGACTTTAATGTATTCAGGAATTAATGAAATACTAATTATTTCTACCCCTCACGATTTGCCACTTTTTCAACGCTTGTTGGGTGATGGAAGTTCCTTAGGCTGCCGTTTAGAATATCAAGTTCAAGAAGTTCCTAATGGCTTGGCGCAAGCCTTTGTTTTAGGTGAAGAATTTATCGGCAACGATAAAGTGTGTTTGGTGTTGGGAGATAATATTTTCTATATGAAAAGTCAAATTCTTAAATCTAGCACTGATGTCGATGGAGGCTTAGTTTTTGGTTATCACGTTAACGACCCTGAACGTTATGGTGTTGTGGAATATGATAAGAATTACAATGTAATAAGTATTGAGGAGAAACCTCAAAACCCCAAGTCTGACTTTGCCGTTCCGGGCTTATATTACTACGATAACGATGTTATCGAAATTGCCAAAAACATTAGTCCCTCAGCACGAGGAGAATACGAAATTACAGATGTCAATTTAGAGTATCTCAGACGAGGTAAGCTAAAAGTTCAAACTTTAGGACGAGGTACAGCTTGGCTGGATACCGGCACCTTCAAGTCTTTGATGCAAGCCAGTCAATTTGTAGAAGTAATCGAAAGCAGACAAGGACGTAAAATAGGCTGTATAGAAGAAGCTGCTTATAAAATGGGCTTCATTGATGACAATCAATTGAGGGAGTTAGCACAGCCATTATTGAAAAGTGGTTACGGAAATTATTTACTATCCTTGTTAAAAAAGCAATGA
- a CDS encoding UMP kinase — protein MKYKRILLKLSGEALMGDKQFGIDTEKLSAYANEIKTAVDFGVEVAVVIGGGNIFRGVQVEGQGLDRVQGDYMGMLATIINGMALQSALEKADIETRLLTAIKMEQVAEPFIRRRAMRHLQKGRVVIFGGGTGNPYFTTDTAATLRAIEIEADVILKGTRVDGIYTSDPEKDKSATKYDTITFKEVYEKELNIMDMTAFTLCNENKLPIVVFDINKKQNLYKMLQGESVGTLVNF, from the coding sequence ATGAAGTATAAGAGAATTCTATTAAAGTTAAGTGGTGAAGCCCTAATGGGTGATAAACAATTTGGTATTGATACAGAAAAGCTATCAGCCTATGCCAACGAAATAAAAACTGCTGTAGATTTTGGTGTTGAAGTTGCTGTTGTTATAGGAGGAGGAAATATCTTTAGGGGTGTTCAAGTAGAAGGTCAAGGACTGGATAGAGTTCAAGGCGATTATATGGGTATGTTGGCAACCATAATTAATGGAATGGCGTTACAATCGGCTTTAGAAAAAGCCGATATAGAAACTCGCTTGTTAACAGCCATTAAAATGGAGCAAGTAGCAGAGCCTTTCATTCGTCGCCGTGCTATGCGTCACCTACAAAAAGGTAGAGTGGTTATTTTCGGTGGCGGAACAGGAAACCCTTACTTCACGACAGATACAGCGGCCACCCTAAGAGCTATAGAAATTGAAGCTGATGTTATTTTAAAAGGAACTCGAGTTGATGGTATTTATACGTCAGATCCAGAAAAGGATAAATCAGCAACTAAGTACGATACCATTACATTTAAGGAAGTTTACGAAAAAGAACTCAATATAATGGACATGACGGCTTTTACTTTGTGTAATGAAAACAAATTGCCAATTGTTGTATTTGACATTAACAAAAAACAAAATTTATACAAAATGCTTCAGGGAGAATCTGTTGGCACATTAGTTAATTTTTAG
- the kbl gene encoding glycine C-acetyltransferase: protein MYGKLKNQLLEELKSIKESGLYKNERTIVTPQGADIRVSSGDEVINFCANNYLGLSSHPRVIQAAKDSLDTHGFGLSSVRFICGTQDIHKTLEHKLAEFLGTEDTILYAAAFDANGGVFEPLFSKEDAIISDSLNHASIIDGVRLCKAVRYRYNNNDMADLEQKLIESQAQRHRIIVTDGVFSMDGYIAQLDKICDLADKYDALVMVDECHSTGFVGKTGRGTHEYHNVMGRVDIITGTLGKALGGAMGGFTSGRKEIIDMLRQRSRPYLFSNSLAPSIVGSAIEVLDILSNSTELRDKLESNTTYFRSKMTEAGFDIKEGVHPIVPVMLYDAKTSQIMADKLLEEGIYVIGFFFPVVPKEQARIRVQVSAAHTKEHLDKAIAAFTKVGKEMKIIN from the coding sequence ATGTACGGTAAATTAAAAAATCAACTGCTTGAGGAGCTGAAATCAATAAAAGAATCAGGGCTTTATAAAAATGAAAGAACTATAGTTACTCCGCAAGGAGCTGACATACGAGTAAGTAGTGGTGACGAGGTTATTAATTTTTGTGCAAATAATTATTTAGGATTATCTTCTCACCCTAGAGTAATACAGGCAGCTAAAGATAGTTTGGATACTCATGGTTTTGGCTTGTCTTCAGTGAGGTTTATCTGTGGTACTCAAGATATTCACAAGACTTTAGAACATAAGTTAGCTGAATTTTTAGGTACCGAAGACACTATTCTTTATGCTGCAGCTTTTGATGCAAACGGAGGCGTATTTGAGCCGCTTTTCAGCAAGGAAGATGCCATAATTTCTGACTCATTGAATCATGCTTCTATTATAGATGGTGTTCGTTTGTGTAAGGCTGTTCGTTACCGTTACAACAATAACGATATGGCCGATTTAGAACAAAAATTGATTGAATCTCAAGCCCAACGTCATAGAATTATTGTCACTGATGGCGTATTTTCAATGGACGGTTATATTGCTCAGCTAGATAAAATTTGTGATTTAGCCGATAAATACGATGCTTTAGTAATGGTTGACGAATGCCATTCAACAGGCTTTGTTGGTAAAACAGGAAGAGGAACTCACGAATACCATAATGTTATGGGTAGGGTTGATATCATTACGGGAACATTAGGAAAGGCTTTGGGCGGAGCTATGGGGGGCTTTACTTCTGGCAGAAAAGAAATTATAGATATGTTAAGACAACGTTCTAGACCATATTTATTTTCTAATTCTTTAGCACCTTCCATTGTTGGTTCAGCTATCGAAGTACTCGATATACTATCGAATTCTACAGAACTTAGAGATAAGTTGGAAAGTAATACCACTTATTTCAGAAGTAAAATGACTGAAGCAGGTTTTGATATAAAAGAGGGCGTCCACCCCATTGTGCCAGTTATGTTATACGATGCCAAAACCTCTCAAATAATGGCAGATAAATTGCTAGAAGAAGGTATTTATGTTATCGGATTCTTTTTCCCTGTAGTACCAAAAGAACAGGCCAGAATTAGAGTTCAAGTTTCGGCAGCTCATACCAAAGAGCACCTAGATAAGGCCATAGCTGCTTTTACCAAGGTTGGAAAGGAAATGAAAATTATCAACTAA
- the rplM gene encoding 50S ribosomal protein L13, giving the protein MDTLSYKTVSANKETADKQWVLVNAEDLVLGRLASQVAFMLRGKHKTNFTPHADCGDYVVVINADKIRLTGQKWTDREHFKHTGYPGGQKRISPKELFDRDQTSLVRQAVKGMLPKNKLGNTLYSNLHVYAGADHKHEAQQPKEVKIKL; this is encoded by the coding sequence GTGGATACACTAAGTTATAAAACGGTATCAGCAAATAAAGAAACGGCTGACAAGCAGTGGGTTTTAGTAAATGCTGAAGATTTGGTTTTAGGTCGTTTAGCATCTCAGGTAGCATTTATGCTAAGAGGTAAGCACAAAACCAATTTCACTCCACACGCCGATTGTGGTGATTATGTAGTGGTTATAAACGCAGATAAGATTCGTCTAACAGGACAAAAGTGGACAGACAGAGAGCACTTTAAACACACGGGTTATCCAGGTGGTCAAAAGAGAATTTCTCCAAAAGAATTGTTCGACAGAGACCAAACGTCATTAGTCCGTCAAGCTGTTAAAGGTATGTTGCCAAAGAATAAGTTAGGCAATACACTTTATTCTAACCTGCACGTTTATGCTGGCGCTGACCACAAGCACGAAGCACAACAACCCAAAGAAGTAAAAATTAAACTATAA
- a CDS encoding elongation factor Ts: MAKITASEVNALRKQTGAGMMDCKKALVEAEGDMAKAVDILRKKGQKVAAKRADREATEGVVISATNGQFGALIALNCETDFVAKNESFIALAQSFLDVAMSNKPADLAALKACSLGDMTVEEKIIEQTGVIGEKLDLSSYETIESSQVAAYIHGGNRLATLVGLTSVVDEQVGKDVAMQVAAMNPIALDKDSVTQATIDNEIDVAKDLARQEGKPEEMLEKIAIGRLNKFFKENTLLNQEFIKESKTSVSQYLNKIEKDLTVTDFKRVGLGV, translated from the coding sequence ATGGCAAAAATTACTGCTTCTGAGGTAAATGCACTAAGAAAGCAAACTGGTGCAGGAATGATGGATTGTAAAAAAGCTTTAGTCGAAGCTGAAGGCGATATGGCTAAAGCGGTTGATATCCTAAGAAAAAAAGGTCAAAAAGTAGCTGCTAAAAGAGCTGACAGAGAAGCAACTGAAGGGGTTGTTATCTCAGCTACAAACGGTCAGTTTGGAGCTCTTATAGCACTTAACTGTGAAACAGACTTCGTAGCAAAAAATGAAAGCTTTATTGCTTTAGCACAATCTTTCTTAGATGTTGCTATGTCAAATAAACCTGCTGATTTAGCTGCATTAAAAGCTTGTTCTTTAGGTGACATGACTGTCGAAGAAAAAATCATTGAGCAAACGGGTGTTATTGGCGAAAAATTAGATTTATCATCTTACGAAACTATTGAATCTTCGCAGGTAGCTGCATATATTCATGGAGGAAATCGTTTAGCAACTTTGGTAGGTCTTACCTCTGTTGTTGATGAGCAAGTAGGTAAAGATGTAGCTATGCAAGTAGCGGCTATGAATCCTATAGCTTTGGATAAAGATTCTGTTACTCAAGCTACAATTGACAATGAAATTGATGTGGCTAAAGACTTAGCACGTCAAGAAGGTAAGCCTGAAGAAATGCTAGAGAAAATAGCAATAGGTCGTTTGAATAAATTCTTCAAAGAAAATACTTTGTTGAACCAAGAGTTCATCAAAGAATCTAAGACTTCAGTATCTCAATATCTCAATAAAATAGAGAAAGATTTAACGGTCACAGACTTCAAGAGAGTCGGGCTTGGAGTTTAA
- a CDS encoding polyprenyl synthetase family protein, whose product MKSIDELRTLVEQELYGLKYPSSPADLYSPIEYILSLGGKRMRPILLLLAHQLFDEDIQKAIKPSLAIEVFHNFTLLHDDIMDKAPVRRGKATVHSKWNENVAILSGDAMLIQSYQYLCELPSEQLTKCLAVFNEMALQVCEGQQYDMDFEIQAEVDMESYLKMIEYKTAVLLGAALKMGAIIADSSDPDADALYEFGRNIGIAFQLKDDLLDVFGDEQTFGKQVGGDIIANKKTCLYLKALSLSEGEQKMELVNLYSSESLNDTEKVERVKTIYASMDIQEHIDILIDDYYSKAMKSLNSINANLSELELFASLLKKREN is encoded by the coding sequence ATGAAATCTATAGACGAATTAAGAACATTAGTAGAGCAAGAGCTGTATGGCTTAAAATACCCTAGCTCTCCAGCCGATTTGTATTCGCCTATAGAATATATTTTGTCCTTAGGAGGTAAGCGTATGCGTCCAATTCTTTTGTTGTTGGCGCATCAATTATTCGATGAGGATATCCAAAAAGCCATTAAGCCCTCTTTAGCGATAGAAGTTTTCCACAATTTCACCCTGTTGCACGATGATATCATGGACAAAGCACCTGTCAGGAGGGGCAAAGCAACGGTTCATTCTAAATGGAATGAAAATGTAGCCATATTATCAGGTGATGCTATGCTTATACAGTCTTATCAATACTTATGCGAATTACCGTCCGAACAATTAACTAAGTGTTTAGCTGTATTTAACGAAATGGCTCTGCAAGTATGTGAAGGTCAGCAATACGATATGGATTTTGAAATTCAAGCAGAGGTAGATATGGAATCCTATCTCAAAATGATTGAATATAAAACGGCAGTTCTCTTAGGGGCGGCACTTAAAATGGGTGCTATTATTGCTGATTCTAGCGATCCAGATGCAGATGCTTTGTACGAATTTGGTAGAAATATTGGTATAGCCTTTCAATTAAAAGACGATTTGCTAGATGTCTTTGGTGATGAACAAACTTTCGGTAAGCAAGTAGGTGGAGATATTATTGCCAACAAAAAAACCTGTCTTTATCTAAAAGCACTTTCCTTATCTGAAGGCGAGCAAAAGATGGAGTTGGTGAATTTGTACAGTTCAGAATCGCTTAATGACACCGAAAAAGTGGAGCGTGTCAAGACTATATATGCTTCGATGGACATACAAGAACATATCGACATTTTAATTGACGATTACTATTCTAAAGCGATGAAGTCTTTAAACTCTATCAATGCCAACCTAAGCGAATTAGAGCTATTTGCTTCTCTTCTAAAGAAAAGAGAAAACTAA
- the rpsI gene encoding 30S ribosomal protein S9 — MDTIHTIGRRKSAVARIYMSKGKGNITVNNRESDKYFTTATLLYKLNQPFSLVDMEGKFDVKVNVSGGGITGQVEAVRLAISRALCQLDPENRSALKVEGLMTRDPRMVERKKPGQKKARKKFQFSKR, encoded by the coding sequence ATGGATACAATACACACCATTGGAAGAAGAAAATCAGCAGTTGCTCGTATCTACATGAGCAAAGGCAAAGGAAATATCACAGTAAATAACCGTGAATCAGACAAGTATTTCACTACAGCTACTCTACTTTATAAATTAAACCAACCTTTCAGCCTAGTTGATATGGAAGGAAAATTTGATGTAAAAGTTAATGTCAGTGGTGGTGGTATTACTGGTCAAGTAGAAGCAGTACGATTGGCAATTTCTCGTGCCTTATGTCAGCTTGATCCTGAAAACCGTTCAGCTCTAAAAGTTGAAGGTTTAATGACGCGTGACCCAAGAATGGTTGAGCGTAAAAAACCAGGACAAAAGAAAGCGCGTAAGAAATTCCAGTTTAGTAAGCGTTAA
- the rpsB gene encoding 30S ribosomal protein S2 has translation MSRTNFKELLESGVHFGHLTRKWNPKMAPYIFMEKNGIHVIDLNKTITKLDHACAALKHLAKSGRKVMFVATKKQAKESVSAHAEKVNMPYITERWSGGLLTNFATIRKAIKKMNSIDKMKADGTIDTLSKRERLQVSRTRDKLDKNLGSIASMNRIPAALFVVDIHREHIAIAEAKKLGIPTFAIVDTNSDPNLVDFCIPGNDDASRSIEKIVSVVTDAIQEGLSERNSEKEAGASAKAEAKATPEEEKVEEATEKK, from the coding sequence ATGTCTAGAACAAATTTTAAAGAATTATTAGAATCAGGTGTACACTTCGGTCACCTAACAAGAAAGTGGAATCCCAAAATGGCTCCTTATATCTTTATGGAGAAAAATGGTATCCACGTTATCGATCTCAACAAAACTATTACTAAGTTAGACCATGCCTGTGCAGCACTTAAGCATCTAGCAAAGTCAGGTAGAAAGGTAATGTTTGTTGCTACAAAAAAACAAGCTAAAGAATCGGTATCTGCTCATGCAGAAAAAGTAAATATGCCATACATTACTGAAAGATGGTCAGGTGGTTTGCTAACCAATTTTGCTACTATCCGTAAGGCGATTAAGAAAATGAATTCCATTGACAAAATGAAAGCCGATGGAACTATCGATACTTTATCTAAAAGAGAGCGTTTACAAGTGTCAAGAACACGTGATAAACTAGATAAAAACCTTGGTAGTATTGCTTCAATGAATAGAATTCCTGCAGCTTTATTCGTAGTAGATATTCATAGAGAGCACATTGCAATTGCTGAGGCTAAAAAATTAGGTATTCCAACTTTTGCTATTGTTGATACTAACTCTGACCCTAACTTAGTGGACTTCTGTATTCCTGGAAATGATGATGCTAGTCGTTCTATTGAAAAAATAGTTTCTGTAGTAACAGACGCTATCCAAGAAGGTCTTTCAGAAAGAAATTCTGAAAAAGAAGCAGGTGCTTCTGCTAAAGCTGAAGCCAAAGCTACTCCTGAAGAAGAGAAAGTTGAAGAAGCAACTGAGAAAAAATAA